AAATGTATCCCAGACACGGCTATCGAGACCCCAGCCGTGCACCAACACAACGTACCGGCCGGAACCCCGCTGCTTGACATGGAGCCGCAAGGCACTCACAGCACCGCAGCCAAGGCATCAACCAGATGATCAACCTGGTCCTCGCTGTGCGCTGCGGAGAGTGTCACCCGCAAGCGTGCGGTCCCTTTCGGGACGCTCGGCGGGCGGATGGGGACAATGAGGATGCCACGCGCCTTGAGCGCCTCGCTTACCGCAACGGCCTTGCTTGGCTCGCCGAGAATAAGCGGTTGGATCGGCGTATCAGAACCGGTAAGCGGCAGGCCGCGTTCAGCCGCCTTCGTGGTGAAACGGCCAATCAAGGCCGAAAGGTGTTTCCGGCGTTCCGAGCCGGCACGCACCAGGCGGAGGCTCACTCGAATGGTCTCAGCCAACGCCGGCGGCAGGGCGGTGGTATAGACATAAGATCTCGCCGCCTGAATGAGGCTCTCAATCAGGACATGGGAGCCCGCGACGAAGGCCCCGAACACGCCAAATGCCTTGCCAAACGTCCCCATCAAGATCGGCACCGCCTCCATCCCGAGACCTACCACCTCGAGGCTGCCGGCACCAGTCTTCCCAAGCACACCCATGCCGTGGGCATCATCCACCATCAGCCACGCCCCATGGCGGGCACAGATGCGTGCAATCGCCGCTAGAGGGGCGCGGTCCCCATCCATACTGAACACCCCGTCAGTAAGTACTAACTTATTCTGTGAGGCGCTTTGCGCAAGGATCCTTTCAAGAGCTGCCACATCAACATGGGGATAACGCCGGAGCCGAGCCCGGGACAGGATAGCGGCATCGATGAGCGAAGCGTGGTTCAAGCGGTCCTCGACCACCCAATCCCCGCGCCCCGCAAGCGTCGAGACAACGCCAAGGTTTGCCATGTAGCCTGTTGAGAACACCAGGGCGCGCTCTCGGCCCGTAAAGGTCGCTAGCTCCGCTTCAAGTGCCTGATGGGAGCTGTTGTGACCACAGACAAGAGGCGACGCCCCGCTGCCAACACCGAACCGCGCCGCCCCGTCCGAGAGCGCTCGCTTCAGCGCCGGATCCCGGGCTAGGCCCAGGTAATCATTGCTACAAAAATTGACATAGCGGCGCCCTGCGATCGTGAGCTCGGCGCCCTGTGGGCCATCGTAGACTTGCCGGACACGCAGCAATCGCTGTTTTTTCCGCACCTTGAGTGCAGCACCCAAGGTATTGTCCAATGACGCAGACACCTCCGCCCACCTTCACGAGGATCGGGCGCAACGCGCATATGTCACGGTAACGCCCTGAGTCCGAGGCGCTGAAACAGCAGCTGATCGCGCGCCACTTCCGGATTATCGGTCGTCAAGAGCTTGTCGCCGTAGAAGATGGAGTTTGCGCCGGCATAGAAACACAATGCCTGGGCCTCATCCGAGAGCTCCCTGCGCCCAGCAGAGAGGCGCACAACCGAGGCCGGCATCAGGGATCGGGCAACAGCAATCGTCCGCACAAGATCGAGCGGGTCC
Above is a window of Gammaproteobacteria bacterium DNA encoding:
- the bioF gene encoding 8-amino-7-oxononanoate synthase, which codes for MSASLDNTLGAALKVRKKQRLLRVRQVYDGPQGAELTIAGRRYVNFCSNDYLGLARDPALKRALSDGAARFGVGSGASPLVCGHNSSHQALEAELATFTGRERALVFSTGYMANLGVVSTLAGRGDWVVEDRLNHASLIDAAILSRARLRRYPHVDVAALERILAQSASQNKLVLTDGVFSMDGDRAPLAAIARICARHGAWLMVDDAHGMGVLGKTGAGSLEVVGLGMEAVPILMGTFGKAFGVFGAFVAGSHVLIESLIQAARSYVYTTALPPALAETIRVSLRLVRAGSERRKHLSALIGRFTTKAAERGLPLTGSDTPIQPLILGEPSKAVAVSEALKARGILIVPIRPPSVPKGTARLRVTLSAAHSEDQVDHLVDALAAVL